The following are encoded in a window of Balaenoptera ricei isolate mBalRic1 chromosome 1, mBalRic1.hap2, whole genome shotgun sequence genomic DNA:
- the GOLT1A gene encoding vesicle transport protein GOT1A isoform X2: MLLYFDSVLLAFGNLLFLTGLSLIIGLRKTFSFFFQRHKLKGTSFFLGGVVIVLLRWPLLGMLLETYGFFNLFKGFFSVAFGFLGNTSNIPFLSMLFQRLQGTSSMV; the protein is encoded by the exons ATGCTCCTGTACTTTGATTCAGTGCTCCTGGCCTTCGGAAAC cTGCTGTTCCTGACCGGCCTCTCCCTCATCATCGGCCTGAGGAAGacgttttccttcttcttccagaGGCACAAGCTCAAGGGGACCAGCTTCTTCCTGGGGGGCGTGGTCATTGTGCTCCTGCGCTGGCCCCTCCTGGGCATGCTCCTGGAAACCTATGGCTTCTTTAACCTCTTCAA GGGCTTTTTCTCTGTCGCCTTTGGCTTCTTGGGCAATACCTCCAACATCCCCTTCCTGAGCATG CTGTTCCAGAGGCTTCAAGGCACCAGCTCAATGGTCTGA
- the GOLT1A gene encoding vesicle transport protein GOT1A isoform X1, producing MISITEWQKIGVGTTGFGIFFILFGMLLYFDSVLLAFGNLLFLTGLSLIIGLRKTFSFFFQRHKLKGTSFFLGGVVIVLLRWPLLGMLLETYGFFNLFKGFFSVAFGFLGNTSNIPFLSMLFQRLQGTSSMV from the exons AGATTGGTGTGGGCACCACCGGCTTCggcatcttctttatcctcttTGGAATGCTCCTGTACTTTGATTCAGTGCTCCTGGCCTTCGGAAAC cTGCTGTTCCTGACCGGCCTCTCCCTCATCATCGGCCTGAGGAAGacgttttccttcttcttccagaGGCACAAGCTCAAGGGGACCAGCTTCTTCCTGGGGGGCGTGGTCATTGTGCTCCTGCGCTGGCCCCTCCTGGGCATGCTCCTGGAAACCTATGGCTTCTTTAACCTCTTCAA GGGCTTTTTCTCTGTCGCCTTTGGCTTCTTGGGCAATACCTCCAACATCCCCTTCCTGAGCATG CTGTTCCAGAGGCTTCAAGGCACCAGCTCAATGGTCTGA
- the KISS1 gene encoding metastasis-suppressor KiSS-1: MNSLVSWQLMLFLCAVSFRETLEKAAPMENPRATGPRLRPPALLASGAQSPRCAERKPAAAGPGPRGASLCPPPESSAGSQLPGLCAPRSRLIPAPRGGVLVQREKDLSAYNWNSFGLRYGKRQAAPPGSRGRGAGQG, from the exons ATGAACTCACTGGTTTCTTGGCAGCTGATGCTTTTCCTTTGTGCCGTCTCCTTCAGGGAGACCTTAGAAAAGGCGGCGCCCATGGAGAATCCTAGAGCCACAG GCCCGCGGCTCAGACCCCCGGCGCTCCTGGCCTCCGGGGCGCAGAGCCCGCGGTGCGCGGAGAGGAAGCCCGCCGCTGCCGGGCCGGGCCCTCGGGGGGCCTCGCTGTGCCCTCCTCCCGAGAGCTCCGCTGGGTCCCAGCTGCCGGGCCTGTGCGCCCCCCGCAGTCGCCTGATCCCCGCCCCGCGCGGCGGCGTGCTGGTGCAGCGGGAGAAGGACCTGTCCGCCTACAACTGGAACTCCTTCGGCCTACGTTACGGAAAGAGGCAGGCGGCGCCGCCCGGCAGCCGCGGCCGAGGCGCCGGGCAGGGCTGA